The DNA region AAATGAAGGAGGTGAGAAAGAGAACAATGTCATGGTGCCCTAGACAAGTCTTTGCTGCCTGTTGACTGTAGTTCATTGGTTAACAAGGCTTTTTCATCAGAGACTTTggttcaaataaaatcttacggAAGTGGCGATCACACAGTTAAAAGCTGAGTTCCCCTTGATGAGATGAGGGTGGTTGGAGGAAGTCCTGCCTGCTCAGATCCCCCTTACAGGAGCACGGCGTGAAACCACTGCTGGAGTGGATAagaggagggaagtggaggaAGAAAGGTGATGATTATATGTACCCTTTGCCTCCTGTAGCTTTATAGTACCTGGCAATCCATTTGGGACTTCCCAGATGAATTCAATTCTAATGTGCCAATGCTAGATCTCTTGGTTTCTACTCTGAAGGAACGGGAGCTGAGAGACAGTGGTTCGTGCAGTTGGGATTAAAACTCTGAAGAGGTGAAAAATCTGTCTCAGTCTTACCAGCTTTGCTCTTATCTTTCAGAGGTTCCAAAAACAGAACAGACTTTTGAAGAACGCCTGATACTCAAAGCTTTCTTGCTAAAGTTTGTCAATGCCTACTCGCCCATCTTCTATGTAGCCTTTTTCAAAGGGAGGTGAGTATAATGGTGTCACACATGGAACGGCAACTTGTCCCTAAGACTGGGTCCCCCACTAGAGTCAGCTTGTCCCCACTGTCAATTCACACCCTCTTCCATCCCCACAACACTGTTTGTGAAGCAGCGGCATTAACATTATAGCATTTTGGATTGGAATCTTCAGATTCTGATAACCAGGGAAACTACAGGGATTTGACCCTGGGCCCCAAAGGGTGAGTCTTAGAATAATTTGGGCCTCCCAACTCTGAGAATGAGATAGGAGGGAATTTCAGGTCTAGCGAGTGGCTTGTAGGTCTTGCAATGCAATTCTGACACTAGCTACCCTGAGTTAGTGCAGACTTCACAGATTAAGGGCACAGTCTCCCATGAGACTGCCCTCACTCCAGACGCTAGCTGCAGGCTCTGGTGTTCCTATGCCACTCATGATTCAGACCAACTGTCTATGACCACTAACTCCTCAGGTTTGCTAATTctctagaatgactcacagaactcaggaataTTCTATACTTAAAATTACGGTTTTATTATAGAAAGGGGGGGTACAAATCCAAACCAGCAAAAGAGAGAGGCACATAGGGTTTGGTTTAGGAGGGTCCTAAACAGAAGCTTCCAGGTCCTCAGGATGCATTAGTTTCCTGGCACGTTGATGTGTCCCACCACGGAGGAAGCTCATCTAAGCCTCCGTGTCCGTGTCCAGAATTTGTAAAGTTGCAGTACGTAGGNCACATAGGGTTTGGTTTAGGAGGGTCCTAAACAGAAGCTTCCAGGTCCTCAGGATGCATTAGTTTCCTGGCATGTTGATGTGTCCCACCACGGAGGAAGCTCATCTAAGCCTCTGTGTCCATGTCCAGAATTTGTAAAGTGGCAGTACGTAGGTGTATTGGTTGAATCATTCACCATGTGACTGAGCTCAgcttccacccccccccctcaCCGAGGTCAGGCTGCTATTCCCTGGATCAAAGGCCCAACCCTCTAACCATACAGTTGGTTTTTGTGGTATGGCCTCCCCCATCCTGAGTGATCTCATTAGCATAAATTTAGGTATAGTCCCAAGAGCCCACCATCAATAACAAAGAGAATCTTATGTGGAAATTCTCAAGATGTAGAGGCTTCTCCAAGAACCAGCAACAAAGGCCAGCCAGATTCTTCATTATGTAACATGTCTAGATGTAAAATCACTTCTGATAACTATTTCTCATGGTCAGAGCAGTTGGTTGCCTATAAGGAGATTTCCCAGTAGGCATTAACTTTGTCAGGAAAGCTTCCCTAGCACTAAAATCTCATCGAGCAGGCATCCATAACAAGAAATACTATTGTGCATGTTTGATAGTTTATTATAAATAGGTTTGTGACTAAAACCACAACCCCCTTCTTGGGATCTCTGTCGTTGACTCTTATGAAATTATAGTGGCAGAGAGGCTGTCCATGTTGATGGGTATATACTCCACTGGTGCTTTCTCTCTAGATTTAATGTCAGTAGCAAATTTCATACATAGATATTACAGGCCAAAAAATAGGGTCCCAACCCTTAGATAAGTTTGTGGTCTATTGAAAGAGATGGTCTTGTCAACAGCACACCACCACAAGTGCTACCATAGAAGTATAAAGAAAGGATCAGGGAAATACTTCATTGTGGACAGAGACGGAAGActtcacagagatggaaagattTGAGCTGAGCCTTAAATAGATGGGTAGGATTTCCACAGGTAGATGAGGGGCTAACAGTTCAAGTAAGAAGGAGTCTTCTCATTACTGGGCTGGTTCCATGATTGgcttttccctctctgcttcccctcaaCTGCCCCATCTTCTTGTCCTCCAATAAGGTAGATCCaaatgggaagaggaaggaggcaggctgCTTCTGTGCCTTTGAATATTCTCAAGAagtctgggtttttcttttctgatcccAGGAATCTCTACTTGCAACTTTGGCCTGTCTCCCCCTCCATTTCCTGGGAAATCAGAAGCTCCCACCCAGGAGCCGCGATCAGAAACCAATTCTTGACATTGGTTGAGGGAGGAAGCTGCACAGACAGTAGTACACTTAGGGATAATCCAGAAACCTTGTGGCGTTGAGGCTCAGAAATTGTCACAGGTGCCCACAAATGGGACCCTCCCTGCCCCACGCCAGCCGCAGCCTCAGCCCCTGTTCCCTGGACCTCGGGTTAAGAGACGAACCCTCAATGGTACAGGTGACGGCTAGCCGAGAACAAGTGTACACGCCCACTCGTGGGTGATTTAGCTCCGCCGTGGATGGTACTTTCCAGGGGGGTGCTGGGCGGTGCCTCTTCCACGCAGAAGGCACGCCTTCCAGCAGCCCCGCCTTCCTGCAGCCccgccttcctccttccctaacTCTCCCACACTTCTGGATTTCAGGTTCGTGGGCAGACCTGGAAGCTACGTTTACGTGTTCGATGGTTACCGCATGGAAGAGGCAAGTAGAGCCCCCCGGCTGGTGGTGCGTAGGTGCACGCCCGACCCCATCAGTTCCCCCTTGCAGCGTGCCTCACTTCTTGCACCTGCTTCTCTGAGCTCCGCTTGGTCTAACCGCATCTTCCGTTATCCTCTCTTCTGGGCAGTGTGCTCCGGGGGGCTGCCTCATGGAGCTCTGCATCCAGCTCAGCATCATCATGTTGGGGAAGCAGCTGATCCAGAACAACATCTTTGAGATCGGAGTCCCGTATGTAATGACGTCGTCTCCCCCCACTTGCCGCCAGGGCCTAGCCCCGCACGGCCAGACTTCCAGCAGGACGTTCCGG from Ailuropoda melanoleuca isolate Jingjing unplaced genomic scaffold, ASM200744v2 unplaced-scaffold4892, whole genome shotgun sequence includes:
- the LOC117799397 gene encoding anoctamin-2-like; translated protein: VPKTEQTFEERLILKAFLLKFVNAYSPIFYVAFFKGRFVGRPGSYVYVFDGYRMEECAPGGCLMELCIQLSIIMLGKQLIQNNIFEIGVPYVMTSSPPTCRQGLAPHGQTSSRTFRPLLSESP